In Desulfovibrio psychrotolerans, a genomic segment contains:
- the coaBC gene encoding bifunctional phosphopantothenoylcysteine decarboxylase/phosphopantothenate--cysteine ligase CoaBC gives MLTHLAFKGYLGRRMHLGVCGSIAAYKALDLVRMFRDTGADVGATLTDAARKFVTPLSFEALGASPVHGAMFPAEDGGSEHVFGHLMPGESCHAFLIAPATASTLARLACGLADDMLSCQALAFPAPLVIAPAMNPRMWHNAATQENWARLKARGHVCIEPGCGRTACMEEGQGRLADLNEIYLYGLRAMTPQDLAGKRVMITLGPTREKWDGVRFWSNPSTGTMGACFAVAAWLRGATVHAVAGPGVPWLPAMVQRHDVASARQMFEAAEGLWPAMDIGVFTAAVADYSPVPYGDEKFKKGGAEELVVRFTPTTDILKTLGAAKGAHQRIVGFAAETSAMPENARKKLRAKNADMVVGNIVGRPDSGFQSPTNEVFVTDRNGRQEEWPVQPKTEVAWRVLDWLLQL, from the coding sequence GTGCTTACTCATCTTGCGTTCAAGGGCTATCTGGGACGGCGTATGCACCTTGGTGTGTGCGGGTCCATTGCCGCGTACAAGGCGCTGGATCTGGTGCGCATGTTCCGCGACACGGGCGCGGACGTGGGTGCCACGCTGACCGATGCCGCCCGGAAGTTTGTGACCCCCCTGAGCTTTGAGGCTCTGGGGGCGTCACCCGTTCATGGGGCCATGTTCCCGGCGGAAGACGGGGGGAGCGAGCACGTGTTCGGGCATCTTATGCCGGGAGAATCGTGCCACGCCTTTCTCATCGCCCCGGCAACGGCGTCCACGCTGGCGCGGCTGGCGTGCGGGCTGGCGGACGACATGCTCTCGTGTCAGGCACTGGCGTTTCCCGCGCCGCTGGTCATTGCGCCTGCCATGAACCCGCGCATGTGGCACAACGCCGCCACGCAGGAAAACTGGGCGCGGCTGAAGGCGCGCGGGCACGTGTGCATTGAGCCGGGCTGCGGGCGCACCGCCTGCATGGAAGAGGGACAGGGGCGGCTTGCGGACCTGAACGAGATATATCTGTACGGGCTGCGCGCCATGACCCCGCAGGATCTTGCGGGAAAGAGGGTGATGATAACCCTTGGCCCCACGCGGGAGAAGTGGGACGGGGTGCGTTTCTGGTCCAATCCCTCCACGGGTACCATGGGAGCGTGTTTTGCCGTGGCCGCGTGGCTGCGCGGGGCAACGGTGCACGCGGTGGCCGGTCCCGGCGTGCCGTGGCTGCCTGCCATGGTGCAGCGGCATGATGTGGCCTCTGCCCGTCAGATGTTCGAGGCGGCGGAAGGGTTGTGGCCCGCCATGGACATAGGTGTGTTTACGGCGGCTGTGGCCGATTACAGCCCCGTGCCCTACGGTGATGAGAAGTTCAAGAAGGGCGGGGCGGAAGAACTGGTGGTGCGGTTTACCCCCACCACGGATATTCTGAAGACGCTGGGCGCGGCCAAGGGCGCGCATCAGCGCATTGTGGGCTTTGCGGCGGAAACGAGCGCCATGCCGGAGAACGCGCGCAAGAAGCTGCGCGCCAAGAACGCGGACATGGTGGTGGGCAATATTGTGGGCAGGCCCGATTCCGGTTTTCAGTCGCCCACCAATGAGGTATTTGTCACCGACCGCAACGGGCGGCAGGAAGAATGGCCTGTGCAGCCCAAAACCGAGGTGGCGTGGAGAGTGCTGGATTGGCTGTTGCAACTGTGA
- a CDS encoding YbaK/EbsC family protein, whose protein sequence is MCTELKKSAQKVQQVLDSFGLALQVKEFSASTRTSQEAADAIGCQVGQIAKSLVFRGKESGRPILVIASGANRVDEKAVRAHIGEKPDKADAAFVLEHTGYAIGGIPPVGHAGEMVTVVDEDLLQYDEIWAAAGTPNAVFRLTPQMLLEMTKGTVLAVRK, encoded by the coding sequence ATGTGTACCGAGCTGAAGAAAAGCGCGCAGAAGGTGCAGCAGGTGCTGGACAGCTTTGGCCTTGCGCTGCAGGTGAAGGAATTTTCCGCATCCACCCGCACCTCGCAGGAGGCGGCGGACGCCATAGGCTGCCAGGTGGGGCAGATTGCCAAATCACTGGTATTCCGGGGCAAGGAGAGCGGCAGGCCCATTCTGGTAATAGCCAGCGGTGCCAACCGTGTGGATGAAAAGGCCGTGCGGGCGCACATAGGGGAAAAGCCGGACAAGGCCGATGCCGCCTTTGTGCTGGAGCATACGGGGTATGCCATCGGGGGGATTCCGCCTGTGGGTCATGCCGGGGAGATGGTGACCGTGGTGGATGAGGACCTGCTGCAGTATGACGAGATATGGGCCGCAGCAGGAACCCCCAATGCCGTGTTCCGCCTGACGCCGCAGATGCTGCTGGAAATGACCAAGGGGACAGTGCTGGCTGTGCGGAAGTAG
- the arfB gene encoding alternative ribosome rescue aminoacyl-tRNA hydrolase ArfB: MEPIIILPDLTIPEEEFTYTASRASGPGGQHVNTTSSRITVRFNAAASPSLNEWQRAKILEKLSGYADKEGIVAVSCETQRSQHANRREALARLISLLQRALKPRIPRKPTRPTLASKVRRVDSKKRRSGIKRTRGKVADND; the protein is encoded by the coding sequence ATGGAACCCATCATCATTCTTCCGGACCTGACCATACCGGAAGAAGAATTCACCTATACCGCCTCGCGTGCCTCCGGGCCCGGCGGGCAGCATGTAAACACCACAAGCTCCCGCATTACGGTCCGCTTCAACGCAGCAGCCTCCCCTTCGCTCAACGAATGGCAACGCGCTAAAATACTGGAAAAACTTTCCGGATATGCCGACAAGGAAGGCATTGTTGCGGTTTCGTGCGAAACGCAACGCAGCCAGCACGCCAACCGGCGGGAGGCCCTTGCACGTCTCATCTCCCTGCTGCAGCGGGCGCTCAAGCCGCGCATTCCACGCAAACCCACCCGCCCCACCCTTGCCTCCAAGGTCCGCCGCGTGGATTCCAAAAAACGCCGCAGCGGCATCAAGCGCACGCGCGGCAAGGTGGCAGACAACGATTGA
- a CDS encoding PilZ domain-containing protein: protein MTRLTTDDRRDFIRLPKPFSVQAFEFKFPMASQPRVDTTCVDISTGGLCLESPYLFEQGAKVQVRVHIPTLNKYSGGFYKHYENDVDQHLNAIAEVAWVDRSGGSYVIGLRFLDIDSDTQSALQRLINKAVQDNP from the coding sequence ATGACACGCTTGACCACCGATGATCGACGTGATTTTATCCGGCTCCCCAAGCCGTTTTCCGTACAGGCCTTTGAATTCAAGTTTCCCATGGCCTCGCAGCCAAGAGTGGACACCACCTGCGTGGACATAAGCACCGGCGGGCTGTGCCTGGAGTCGCCCTATCTCTTCGAGCAGGGAGCCAAGGTGCAGGTGCGGGTGCACATACCCACCCTGAACAAATACTCCGGCGGCTTCTACAAGCATTATGAAAATGATGTGGACCAGCACCTGAACGCCATCGCAGAGGTGGCGTGGGTAGACCGTTCCGGCGGCAGCTACGTCATCGGCCTGCGTTTTCTGGACATAGACTCCGACACCCAGTCGGCCCTGCAACGCCTCATCAACAAGGCCGTGCAGGATAATCCGTAA
- a CDS encoding NifB/NifX family molybdenum-iron cluster-binding protein translates to MKIAIPSRQGLVDEHFGHCEAFTILTLDETRQIVKEEFLTPPPGCGCKSNIVPVLADLGVKVLLAGNMGQGAVNKLEESGIAVFRGASGTVRTVAEQWIAGTLTTNNEICAAHHGHEGCGNH, encoded by the coding sequence ATGAAGATTGCCATTCCCTCCCGGCAGGGCCTTGTGGACGAACACTTCGGGCACTGCGAGGCATTCACCATTCTGACGCTGGACGAAACCAGACAAATTGTGAAAGAAGAATTTCTCACGCCGCCTCCCGGTTGCGGCTGCAAGTCTAACATTGTGCCCGTTCTTGCCGACCTGGGCGTAAAGGTGCTGCTTGCAGGCAACATGGGGCAGGGGGCTGTTAACAAGCTTGAGGAATCGGGTATTGCCGTCTTCCGTGGCGCAAGCGGCACGGTGCGTACCGTGGCCGAGCAGTGGATTGCCGGCACCCTGACAACCAATAACGAAATATGCGCGGCACACCACGGACACGAGGGGTGCGGCAACCATTAA
- a CDS encoding YchJ family protein: MSNCPCGSGQTLETCCGPLIREGKPATSAVALMRSRYTAHVLGEYQYLNTSMYAPERSEDSIEDIKEWSSKLEWKGLDILSTSGGNENDTEGEVEFVAHYALSGVPQQLHEHSTFRKEGERWLYVDGKVRGHETYRREAPKVGRNEPCPCGSGKKFKKCCG, encoded by the coding sequence ATGAGTAACTGCCCCTGCGGCTCCGGCCAGACACTGGAAACCTGCTGCGGTCCCCTTATACGGGAAGGAAAACCCGCAACCTCGGCTGTGGCGCTGATGCGCTCGCGCTATACGGCGCATGTGCTGGGAGAGTATCAATACCTGAATACCTCCATGTATGCGCCGGAACGGTCGGAAGATTCCATTGAGGACATTAAGGAATGGTCTTCCAAGCTGGAGTGGAAGGGGTTGGATATTCTTTCCACCTCGGGCGGCAACGAGAACGATACGGAAGGCGAGGTGGAGTTTGTGGCCCACTACGCCCTTTCCGGTGTTCCGCAGCAGCTGCATGAGCATAGCACCTTCCGCAAGGAAGGCGAACGCTGGCTCTATGTGGACGGCAAGGTGCGCGGGCACGAGACCTACCGGCGCGAAGCCCCCAAGGTGGGACGGAACGAACCGTGCCCGTGCGGCTCGGGCAAGAAATTCAAGAAGTGCTGCGGCTAG
- a CDS encoding HPP family protein: MQYFRKMCGCGCNPCTISLTETLWSFLGALLGMGAVGYVQYVMLAGTDGVLLIGSFGASAVLLFGVPNAPLSQPRNLVGGHVLSALVGVFFAAHVPLPWLAAALAVATAIAVMHLTATLHPPGGATALIAVIGSGDIHALGYAYALMPALSGALILLVAALLVNNIPATRRYPQYWN; this comes from the coding sequence TTGCAATATTTCAGAAAAATGTGCGGCTGCGGCTGCAACCCCTGCACCATAAGCCTTACGGAAACCCTGTGGTCCTTTTTGGGCGCGCTGCTGGGCATGGGGGCGGTGGGTTATGTACAGTATGTCATGCTGGCGGGTACGGACGGGGTGCTGCTCATAGGCTCGTTCGGCGCGTCTGCCGTGCTGCTGTTCGGTGTGCCCAATGCGCCACTCTCGCAGCCGCGCAACCTTGTGGGCGGGCATGTGCTCTCTGCGCTGGTGGGGGTGTTTTTTGCCGCGCACGTGCCCCTGCCGTGGCTTGCGGCGGCGCTGGCGGTGGCAACGGCCATTGCGGTTATGCATCTCACCGCCACCCTGCATCCGCCCGGAGGCGCCACGGCCCTTATTGCGGTTATCGGCAGCGGCGATATTCATGCTCTGGGCTATGCCTACGCGCTGATGCCCGCGCTCAGCGGGGCACTTATCCTGCTGGTGGCGGCGCTGCTGGTGAACAATATTCCGGCCACGCGCAGGTATCCGCAATACTGGAACTAG
- a CDS encoding YbaB/EbfC family nucleoid-associated protein → MRGMNDMLRQAQQMQRKMTELQDQLGTRTVEATSGGGMVAVVCNGKQDILSIKIDPAAVDPSDVDMLQDLVLTAINEAIRQSKAMVEKEMGAITGGMKIPGLF, encoded by the coding sequence ATGCGCGGAATGAACGATATGCTGCGTCAGGCGCAGCAGATGCAGCGCAAGATGACGGAATTGCAGGATCAGCTCGGCACCCGCACCGTGGAGGCCACCAGCGGAGGCGGCATGGTGGCCGTGGTGTGCAACGGCAAGCAGGACATTCTGTCCATAAAGATTGACCCCGCCGCCGTGGACCCCAGCGATGTGGACATGTTGCAGGATCTGGTGCTGACCGCCATCAACGAAGCCATTCGGCAGTCCAAGGCCATGGTGGAGAAAGAGATGGGGGCCATTACCGGCGGGATGAAGATTCCCGGCCTGTTCTAG
- the recR gene encoding recombination mediator RecR produces MQRLPEPLKLLVEQLSRLPGLGPKSALRLAMTLLKWPENNTRSLGKAIYELRDKLHLCSLCGSLTDVDPCAICTDTGRSRDTLCLVSEWDSLLALEDGGFYKGQYMILGGLIAPLDNVTPEQLELNRLQRRLAEGEITELIFALGTTMEAENTAAYVKQLVAARFPHIRVTRLAQGIPLGSEVKFVDKETLRQSLNYRQDV; encoded by the coding sequence GTGCAAAGACTGCCCGAACCGCTCAAGCTTCTTGTGGAGCAACTTTCCCGGCTGCCGGGGCTTGGTCCCAAGTCTGCCCTGCGGCTGGCCATGACCCTGCTCAAATGGCCGGAGAACAATACCCGCAGCCTTGGCAAGGCCATTTACGAACTGCGCGACAAGCTGCACCTGTGCTCGCTGTGCGGGTCGCTGACCGATGTTGACCCCTGCGCCATCTGCACCGATACGGGACGCAGCCGGGATACCCTGTGCCTTGTCTCGGAATGGGATTCGCTGCTGGCGCTGGAAGACGGCGGATTTTACAAGGGACAGTACATGATTCTGGGCGGGCTTATTGCCCCGCTGGACAATGTGACTCCCGAGCAGCTTGAACTGAACAGGTTACAACGCCGTCTTGCCGAAGGCGAGATAACCGAGCTTATCTTTGCGCTGGGCACCACCATGGAGGCGGAAAACACCGCCGCCTACGTGAAGCAGCTTGTGGCGGCACGGTTTCCGCACATCCGCGTGACCCGCCTTGCACAGGGGATTCCCCTGGGTTCGGAGGTGAAGTTTGTGGACAAGGAAACCCTGCGCCAGTCGCTCAACTACAGGCAGGATGTGTAA
- a CDS encoding TRAP transporter large permease: MTGLFSMPDAAWVLFGLLVPLFLLNTPIAVAVGVSAVAAFMVQGDMNLMLVVQRLYAGADSFPLMAVPLFIIAGNLMGAGGISRRIVAVADALVGHLPGGLAAVSVLSAMFFAGISGSAAADTAAVGTILIPAMVRRGYSPAFSGAVQAAAGSVGVVIPPSIPMIIFGVLTGASIGRLFAAGVLPGLLIGASLMAVCVWHARRNGWRSERPFSSRALRIALTKATWALGAPLIILGGIAGGMFTATESAAIAVFYALFIGLFVYRELPLSSLPGLVLQSGITSAIILFIICTASVFSWFMAIRDLPAAIAQGLLGITENPLLLLLIINGMLLCAGIILETTAALILFVPVLLPVLPALGIDVIHLGVIVVMNLAIGMLTPPMGVCLIVSCSIASVRLEAISRAVLPFLLALLLNLALVSLYPPLSLYLPSLLF, from the coding sequence GTGACCGGCCTCTTTTCCATGCCCGATGCCGCGTGGGTCCTGTTCGGCCTGCTGGTGCCCCTGTTCCTCCTGAACACGCCCATTGCCGTGGCCGTGGGAGTTAGCGCGGTGGCCGCCTTCATGGTGCAGGGCGACATGAACCTCATGCTGGTGGTCCAGCGGCTGTATGCCGGGGCAGATTCCTTTCCCCTCATGGCCGTGCCGCTGTTCATCATCGCGGGCAACCTCATGGGCGCGGGGGGCATATCCCGGCGCATAGTGGCCGTGGCAGACGCGCTGGTGGGGCACCTCCCCGGCGGACTCGCGGCGGTTTCCGTGCTGTCCGCCATGTTCTTCGCGGGCATCTCCGGTTCCGCAGCGGCAGATACCGCCGCCGTGGGCACCATCCTCATCCCGGCCATGGTGCGGCGGGGCTACTCCCCCGCCTTCTCCGGCGCGGTGCAGGCGGCGGCAGGTTCGGTGGGCGTGGTCATCCCGCCCTCCATCCCCATGATCATCTTCGGCGTGCTTACCGGAGCCTCCATCGGCAGGCTTTTTGCGGCGGGCGTACTGCCGGGACTGCTCATCGGGGCATCGCTCATGGCCGTGTGCGTGTGGCATGCCCGCCGTAACGGCTGGCGTTCCGAACGCCCGTTCAGCAGCCGCGCCCTGCGCATCGCGCTGACAAAGGCCACATGGGCGCTGGGTGCGCCGCTCATCATTCTGGGCGGCATTGCCGGGGGCATGTTCACCGCCACAGAATCCGCCGCCATTGCCGTGTTCTACGCCCTGTTCATCGGCCTGTTTGTCTACCGGGAACTGCCGCTCTCCTCCCTGCCGGGGCTGGTGCTGCAGTCTGGCATCACCTCAGCCATCATCCTGTTCATCATCTGCACGGCATCGGTCTTTTCATGGTTCATGGCCATCCGCGATCTCCCCGCCGCCATTGCGCAAGGTCTGCTGGGCATCACCGAAAACCCGCTCCTGCTGCTCCTCATCATAAACGGCATGCTCCTCTGCGCGGGCATCATTCTGGAAACCACGGCCGCCCTCATCCTCTTTGTGCCCGTACTGCTGCCCGTGCTGCCCGCTCTGGGCATAGATGTCATCCACCTTGGCGTCATCGTGGTGATGAACCTTGCCATCGGCATGCTCACCCCGCCCATGGGGGTGTGCCTCATTGTCTCCTGCTCCATCGCCTCCGTCCGGCTGGAAGCCATAAGCCGCGCCGTGCTCCCCTTCCTGCTGGCGCTGCTGCTGAATCTGGCGCTGGTAAGCCTCTATCCTCCGCTCAGCCTGTACCTGCCTTCCCTCCTGTTTTAA
- a CDS encoding TRAP transporter small permease encodes MNTPESPANTTRQNNRAQTTPAGPVRTAAQRALARPFAALQQVATLLDTLCRSLLFLSCAGMVAVIGAQVFFRYALNHSLFWSEELGRVLLVQTTFFGAAVAYRTGAHIGMDTLTARLSGRGRMACAALAHAACLFLFCVMAIYGFRFSAFLAPQTTASLGISRSLPFLAIPLSGCVMAVHSLVFLLCPLASPRPHTCETRRDAASKTTGEITGETTGKSPGGAL; translated from the coding sequence GTGAACACGCCGGAATCACCCGCAAACACCACACGGCAGAACAACCGCGCACAAACCACCCCGGCAGGGCCGGTGCGTACCGCCGCACAACGTGCACTGGCGCGCCCCTTTGCCGCGCTGCAACAGGTGGCAACCCTGCTCGACACCCTGTGCCGCAGCCTGCTGTTCCTGAGCTGCGCAGGCATGGTGGCGGTCATCGGCGCGCAGGTGTTCTTCCGCTACGCGCTCAATCATTCCCTGTTCTGGTCAGAGGAACTGGGCAGGGTGCTGCTGGTGCAGACCACCTTTTTCGGCGCTGCCGTGGCCTACCGCACCGGTGCGCATATCGGCATGGATACGCTCACCGCACGCCTTTCCGGCCGGGGCAGAATGGCCTGCGCCGCACTGGCACATGCCGCGTGCCTGTTCCTTTTCTGCGTCATGGCCATATACGGCTTCCGGTTTTCGGCGTTTCTGGCCCCGCAGACCACAGCCTCCCTCGGCATTTCACGCAGCCTGCCCTTTCTTGCCATCCCCCTCAGCGGCTGCGTCATGGCGGTGCACAGTCTGGTCTTCCTGCTGTGCCCCCTTGCATCCCCCCGGCCCCATACCTGTGAGACAAGAAGAGACGCAGCTTCAAAAACAACTGGTGAAATAACTGGCGAAACAACCGGAAAATCACCCGGAGGCGCACTGTGA
- a CDS encoding TRAP transporter substrate-binding protein, which translates to MTAFFRTLACCLALMLMALPAAAAQIGLTVVTKPGSAQHVAAEQFARLLEQRSGGAWSVKIFHSGALGTETEMLQQIQLGAVQMGIITEGPFDTMVPEVRVLSFPFLFPDHATADRVLDGQMGTAVLNELEKAGFKGLAFSENGFRHLSNSVRPVTAANDVAGLKIRVMESTFHRELWRALGANPTPMGWPIYSELQQGTLDAQENPLWVLSVYKLFEVQKHLSLTGHVYSAHIAVANLGWFNRLADADKTLIVECMREAAQYQRAWNRSQEAAYLEEMRAQGMQVVEQPDMASFRERSARLEEMDIFAAPRIRELLRGLREAIAQ; encoded by the coding sequence ATGACTGCCTTTTTCCGCACCCTTGCCTGCTGTCTGGCGCTCATGCTCATGGCCCTGCCAGCCGCAGCCGCGCAGATAGGCCTTACCGTGGTGACCAAGCCCGGCTCCGCGCAGCATGTGGCAGCGGAACAGTTCGCCCGGCTGCTGGAGCAGCGTTCCGGCGGCGCATGGAGCGTCAAGATTTTCCATTCCGGGGCACTGGGGACGGAAACCGAAATGCTGCAGCAGATTCAGCTCGGCGCGGTGCAGATGGGCATCATTACAGAAGGCCCCTTCGACACCATGGTTCCGGAGGTGCGCGTGCTCTCCTTTCCCTTCCTGTTCCCGGACCACGCCACCGCAGACCGTGTGCTGGACGGGCAGATGGGCACCGCCGTGCTGAACGAGCTGGAAAAGGCCGGTTTCAAGGGCCTTGCCTTTTCAGAAAACGGTTTCCGCCACCTTTCCAACTCCGTGCGCCCCGTCACCGCCGCCAACGATGTGGCGGGACTGAAAATCCGGGTCATGGAATCCACCTTCCACCGCGAACTCTGGCGCGCGCTGGGTGCCAACCCCACCCCCATGGGCTGGCCCATCTATTCCGAACTGCAACAGGGCACGCTGGACGCGCAGGAAAACCCGCTGTGGGTGCTCTCCGTGTACAAGCTGTTTGAGGTGCAAAAACACCTCTCTCTCACCGGGCACGTCTACTCCGCCCACATCGCTGTTGCCAACCTCGGCTGGTTCAACCGCCTTGCAGATGCGGACAAAACCCTCATCGTGGAATGCATGCGCGAGGCGGCACAGTACCAGCGGGCGTGGAACCGCTCGCAGGAGGCCGCCTATCTGGAAGAAATGCGCGCTCAGGGCATGCAGGTAGTGGAGCAGCCGGACATGGCATCCTTCCGCGAACGGTCGGCCCGTCTGGAAGAGATGGACATCTTCGCCGCGCCGCGCATCCGCGAACTGCTGCGCGGCTTACGGGAAGCCATCGCGCAGTAA